One part of the Phragmites australis chromosome 3, lpPhrAust1.1, whole genome shotgun sequence genome encodes these proteins:
- the LOC133911845 gene encoding mitochondrial outer membrane protein porin 5, producing the protein MAMKGPGLFPDIGKKAKDLLTRDYTYDQKLTFSTVSASGVGLTSTAVKKGGLYSLDVSSVYKYKNTLVNVKVDTESNISTTLTILEVLPSTKLVTSVKLPDYNSGKVEVQYFHENASFATAVGVKPSPVVELSGTVGAQGVAFGAEAGYDTATGKFTKYSAAIGVTKPDYHAAFILADKGDTIKVSGLYHLDEKQKASAVAELTRKLSTNENTLTVGGLYMVDPQTSVKARLNNTGTLAALLQHEVKPKSILTVSGEFDTKALDRPPKFGLALALKP; encoded by the exons atggccatGAAGGGACCCGGCCTCTTCCCCGACATTGGCAAGAAGGCAAAGG ATCTGCTCACGAGGGACTACACCTACGACCAGAAGCTGACCTTCTCCACCGTCAGCGCCTCCGGAGTG GGTCTCACTTCCACAGCTGTGAAGAAAGGAGGACTTTATTCTCTTGATGTCAGCTCAGTTTACAAATACAAGAATACTCTCGTTAATGTTAAAGTGGACACAGAATCAAAT ATCTCTACTACCTTGACTATTTTGGAGGTCCTGCCCTCCACGAAGCTTGTGACGTCTGTCAAGCTGCCCGACTACAATTCTGGAAAG GTGGAGGTGCAATACTTCCATGAGAATGCAAGTTTTGCTACTGCTGTTGGCGTGAAGCCCTCTCCTGTGGTTGAACTTTCTGGGACAGTAGGTGCTCAAGGAGTTGCGTTTGGTGCAGAAGCTGGGTATGACACTGCTACAGGAAAATTTACTAAGTACAGTGCTGCAATTGGTGTAACCAAGCCAGACTACCATGCTGCATTCATTCT GGCTGACAAAGGTGACACGATTAAAGTGTCAGGTCTTTATCACCTTGATGAGAAGCAGAAGGCCTCAGCTGTGGCTGAACTAACCCGCAAGCTCTCAACAAATGAGAACACACTCACTGTCGGTGGCCTATACATGGTTGATCCTCAGACATCCGTGAAGGCAAGGCTCAACAACACTGGAACGCTTGCAGCTCTTCTTCAGCATGAGGTTAAACCCAAGTCGATTTTGACAGTCTCTGGTGAATTCGACACCAAGGCCTTGGACAGACCCCCCAAGTTTGGCCTGGCACTTGCACTCAAGCCCTGA
- the LOC133911847 gene encoding uncharacterized protein LOC133911847 — MSSSSSAPSRRSVFDAAYIRSEFAAAGISAHFIPLIWKYVLQNPRCGDLDGVPSLPAAAYALLRQKFRPATSTLTAAADSKDRTTTKLLIRLQNGESIEAVVMRYDTRLGKYDGKPRSGGVRSTLCVSSQVGCKMGCRFCATGTMGFKSNLSSGEIVEQLVHASSYSQIRNVVFMGMGEPMNNYNALVEAIQVFTGSPFQLSPKRITVSTVGIIHAINKFNVDLPNVNLAVSLHAPDQDIRCQIMPAARAFPLGKLMNALQSYQNESKQTIFIEYIMLDGVNDQEQHAHQLGKLLETFKAVVNLIPFNPIGSSSNFKTSSDQNVKKFQKVLRGIYNIRTTVRQQMGQDIAGACGQLVVSLPDERSAGGATLLSDIEDLRI, encoded by the exons atgtcgtcgtcgtcgtcggcacCGTCGCGCCGCTCCGTCTTCGACGCCGCCTACATCCGCTCGGAGTTCGCCGCGGCCGGCATCTCCGCCCACTTCATCCCTCTCATCTGGAA GTACGTACTCCAGAACCCTAGGTGCGGCGACCTGGATGGCGTCCCTTCTCTGCCGGCGGCCGCGTACGCGCTCCTGCGGCAGAAGTTCCGGCCGGCCACGTCGACGCTAACCGCCGCCGCGGACTCCAAGGACCGCACAACCACCAAGCTCCTCATCCGCCTACAG AATGGGGAGTCAATAGAAGCAGTGGTCATGCGATACGACACACGACTGGGGAAGTATGATGGAAAGCCTCGCTCTGGAGGAGTGCGCTCAACTCTTTGTGTGTCATCACAG GTAGGGTGCAAGATGGGCTGCAGATTTTGTGCTACTGGAACAATGGGCTTCAAAAGCAATCTGTCTTCTGGAGAAATTGTGGAACAGTTGGTCCATGCATCCAGTTATTCTCAGATTCGAAATGTTGTTTTCATG GGAATGGGGGAGCCGATGAACAACTATAATGCTTTGGTTGAAGCAATCCAAGTGTTTACAGGATCTCCTTTTCAGCTTTCACCTAAGAGAATTACTGTATCTACT GTTGGGATCATTCATGCGATCAACAAATTCAATGTTGATCTTCCAAATGTAAATTTAGCTGTGTCACTGCATGCTCCTGACCAAGACATACGTTGTCAGATAATGCCTGCTGCACGTGCCTTTCCTTTAGGAAAGCTAATGAATGCGCTACAGTCCTATCAAAATGAGAG CAAGCAGACCATCTTTATTGAGTACATTATGCTTGATGGAGTCAACGATCAGGAGCAGCATGCCCATCAGCTTGGTAAACTGCTTGAAACATTTAAAGCG GTTGTAAATCTGATACCATTCAATCCAATTGGGTCGTCAAGCAATTTCAAGACAAGCAGTGACCAGAatgtgaagaagttccaaaAGGTCCTAAGAGGCATCTACAACATCAGAACCACTGTTCGCCAGCAGATGGGTCAAGACATAGCTGGCGCTTGTGGCCAATTGGTGGTTAGCCTCCCAGACGAAAGATCAGCTGGTGGTGCCACCCTTCTGTCAGACATCGAAGACCTTCGTATCTGA